Within Rhododendron vialii isolate Sample 1 chromosome 12a, ASM3025357v1, the genomic segment aATGTGAGAAACAAACACATAGGACACTCCTTTGAGTTAAGCAACGCTAGGCCGGGGTATGTGAGACATGTTCCTTATGTTCGATATGTGATACGTCATTTGCATAAATTGTATGGTTTTATGAGTTGTAAGGTGAAAATCTATGAGCCTTTGCGAGAGAATATCCTTTGATATGTGAATGCTTATATGAAGAATGAATGGTGTAATGATTATGAGTTGAATGAAGTCGGATTATCCTTATTACTATTACAACTACTACCTCTTGTGAATAAGTCTTAGTTGTGAAatcattatatgtgattgagatgaacGGTTGAATTGTGAGGTGTATTGGATgaattgtggtatggtgatTTATACTACGTGATGTGATTTAGTTCCTTTAGTGAGAAAGGTATTGGTAGGGAGTAGCGGGACTCCATAAATAGCCCGGAAGGAACACTCGTTTATGACATGTGATGTGGGATTGCAAGAGGGGTGTATGTGAGTAAacgtaagggtttgtttgatgaatgtatgagagaaatgattggttgtcgaaacaacaccatagagtcatGTATCAACAGGTTCTTTTCTTTAAACGTGTGACGTTATGACTAAAGTGAAGTCGAAGAGCGGATAGAATATTCGGAATAGGGTGTTGTGGTTAGCTTAGAGTCTTAGTGTGTGGTCAtggtacttcatttatgtcaTCGACGTTGGGAAAACTACTAGTCGTGTTTTGTGTTTCCATTGAGATATCGTACCTTGCTTCTGTTATTCACTCTTGGTTTTGTTATTCATCCTACCagtcatcccatttgcatataatggttgtgtagatttctctactgggctagtgtagctcaacctatcatttttcaggtgtgaaCCCGGAGCAGTAAAATGgagcgaagtgcatgcattcaagtgcATATTTTCAAAAGAAGTGGCAAAAGAGACTCATGGACTTTTgataaaaacatgttttgggaatgtaatagaaccttaattctatttttttatgacgtaatatattcaaactcttggaattggatctgtaatttaatgattagggcatggtgaactcttttggggtattatatAAGACAATGTGAGgaatttatttatgaaaagctatgtttatttaagttgaaaatcgagggcgtgacaagcTAACTAGAAATGTAGATTTGCTATCTAAAAATGAACACGAGTTCCTTCCATTAGAGAAGATATGTATGAATATGAACAGTCCGGTTCATGTCAGGACcttcccttttccgatcaaatttcaatgatctgagccgctcaatgtgatcagaacgtggtTTTAAGGGTACGCacaagaaattggcaaaaaaaataaccggaaatGGCTTCATCccaatagttttttattgaacggttcaataaaaaactgctcaactTAAGCCCTTCCTggcattttttttgtcaatttctctCGGGTACCtataaaatcacgttctaaacacattgagtggctcggatcattgaaattcgattgaGAAAGGAGAGGTCCTGACCGTAAGAGGTCCTGACTAAATCCTGATTGTGAATATGAATTCTAAATCATGAGCTAGTTTCAACGGGCGACAGGGACACTTGGATAAAAGTTGGATGCAGCTTACGAACACAATGGACCCCGAATATCAAAAGGGTGTCCAAGAGTTCctccaatttgcttttgatCGCTCAAAACCAGTGATAAAGATTCGGTGCCCATGTATGAAATGCTATAACTGCTACTTTAGAACTCGAGAAGAAGCCGAGGATCATTTGCTGAAACACGGGATTGTCAAAAGTTATGTCAAGTGGAGAAATCACGGTGAATATGAGAAACAAGGACCAGACGATGATTTTGATCCTGACGATGAGGATAGCGATTTTGAACCAACATTGGACGAAGAAGTTGAAGGTGACTTGAAAGTAAGGATAATTGACCTTGCCACAATTATCTTTGCAGAATCTTCAACAAGCCAAGGTCCAAATGCGGCTGGAGGGGAAGTAGATACATTTTCGAAACTACTGACAGATGCACAGAAAAGACTCTACCCTGGTTTGAGAATTCTAATGTCTCTTTCCTCGTGCAGTTGCTTCACGTTAAGTTTGTCCATCGATTGACAATCGAGACCACTGAAATGTTCCTTAAACTGGCCAAGGATATGTGTCCGGAGGGTAATACGATTCCGGGGTCCTATGATGAGGCTAAAATGATGGTTCAGGATTTTCATTTGCAGGTGGTGAAGGAGAGACTGCGTAACACCGGGAACATGCCTGCCTCTCCTTCGTGGTAAGTAACAGGAGGCGATTGCTGCAATTACAATTTCATATTTGACACGTATTGACTTATGCACTATTTTCATGCATTGATGGATATGTTTCCGTGAGTAAGATTGTCTATTCAATTTGTTAGTATTTGTCTCAAGGAAAACATGGAACTTTTTTCTTCTGAACAAATGCTGTGTTTTTTTGTAACACTACTACAAACAGAAAAGAGATGCAGAAGCGTTACACTGAATTGACTTTGTCTAAGTAGTTATCATATCACTCCAAAGCGAAGAACCATTCAAGATGCCTTACAAGTACCAAAATAGTAGGACCTTCATGTCATTCTGGTGGAGGATTATATAAGTAGAAAATTGCGAAGACAATACTAGCATTTTTTCTGTGTTGAATTAAACCAACGTTGGTTACAAGGGCTGCATTTGGCATTCCATTAAAAACATTTCCCTTCCAAGTCTCATTTCAAAACTGTAACACTAGACAAATTTTCCAATGCATCCTTTGTCTTCAAATGCATTTGGTGTGCTTGAACCGCATGATTCTTAGGGGAGCTTGGATTGTGACTTGAATAATAGTAGTTCTTATGAGTTGGTTGAACTTTCTAGTGCCGTGGTTCAAGATAGAGGACTTTCTACCCTGGGTAACGGGGACTATGTGCAACAAGGAGATCCCTTTTTTAAAGGAGGGGTGGCGGAAAACTCTCCTTCAAAGGCAGAAAAAGTGAGGAGGGAGAAGCGAACCTCATCTGAGTTTAGTTCAGAAGTTGGTGACGGTCGATCTTCACGTCTCAGAGGGCCTCCCAAGACCCTCTTAGATGTTGACTCCAAAGGTCCATGGAATACTCAACCTTCGAGAAGTGAGCATAAGAAGAAGCTGCATGAGAAAATTGATATCCTCAGGCTTGCTAGAAATAGAAGGTGACGTGTTCTTTTGTTCTCTCCTTCTTGGGTTCACCGTAGCTTGTTTTTTGGTCTAGTCTCTCGGGTTGTGAGAGATTTCTAGTAGGCTTTGGCGAAATTCTCGTCTTGGATGGCATGCCGAACCTTTTTCCTGTTTGCCAATTTAGGATGTGTATAGATCCGCACTTTATTATATCTTAAGTTCAATTGGATGAGAATTTGGTTATCTTGGTTTGGCGGTTGATCTTAAAGCTCCAAATTTTTGGAGTTGTATTCTTATGTTTCTGTTTGATGGTTTTGAACGGCTGGCTCTTTAGCAATGATTTATAAATGATGTTTTAGCAGCTCAAAGACAGTTGGGGATGTAGTGCGCTGAAGGCAAGATAACAAAACACGAGTTGAGAAAGTAAAGTTATTGCTTactcttgttctttttctttttatcctgTCGGATGGACAAGCAGAGGAGACAGCTAAACTTTACTCAGGTCGTGCGTTCAGGAAAACAGATGAAGATTAATCCAAGGGTGTTGGCTTCTCCTGTAGCCCTCTTCTTTATTGTCATAGTATGCTGGGAAAACACTTGTTTAGTTTACTTCGTTGAAACTTCCTATTTGGGCTATTGTTATTAGTATAGTTCAACAAGAAGCTTCATATTTGCTGTTGCGCACCATGTTATCGGGTTGATGTGCTGGTTGGCATTGCCTGAGTACCCTCCGGCTCTGTTTGTGCACTTCGCCTTCATTGATGGGTGGTGAGGACCCATATTCACTAGACTATGATAAGATTCTTCCACGAATTGCTGAAAATGGAAAGAGGTTTATCAAAATTTAAGGGAACTAATTAAGCAAGAAGTTTCAAAAGCGATGCTCTAGTTTCGTGCTATTTGACCTGCTATATTTCGTCAAGAATGACAGTTTGCATTAAACCCCCCAAACAATCAACTCATGGTTTTCTTTATCATGGGTAACCATAATGTTTGATTGCCTCTCTATTAAACCAACTGATTCTTAAACTTTCCAACGTCTGTTTAACCCACCTAAGAAACGTCACTGTGATCAAACGGGTTCCCAAAGGAATGCAGGCCAACCTGTGCACAAGACTCAGGATACTATCTCCCAGTATTGACATATAATGTTGAGTATCAGGCCCTGATTCTAGCGTAAAACACAGTAGTAGCAATAAGCTCAAACCCAAttgagaaatcaaatttttttcattcgATGAAGCAAAGAACATATATAGTCCATCTGAAACAAGATCAACTAGAAACAATATGGCAATAACCAGTACACAATCAACTAGAAAGGAGCTAAATCACTCGAGCTAGTCAGGAGACATAATTTGAGATTATTCTTTACGAA encodes:
- the LOC131311511 gene encoding uncharacterized protein LOC131311511, which translates into the protein MFLKLAKDMCPEGNTIPGSYDEAKMMVQDFHLQVVKERLRNTGNMPASPSCAVVQDRGLSTLGNGDYVQQGDPFFKGGVAENSPSKAEKVRREKRTSSEFSSEVGDGRSSRLRGPPKTLLDVDSKGPWNTQPSRSEHKKKLHEKIDILRLARNRR